aaaagagtagcgttacaaaaatgttgcaaagtttgggttgggaagaattgagagaaagaagaagagctgctcgattaagtgggaTGTTATATTAACATGTTACATGTAAGTGggatgctccgagctgtcagcggagagatggcgtggaatgacattagtagacgaataagtttgagtggcgtttataaaagtaggaaagatcacaatatgaagataaagttggaattcaagaggacaaactggggcaaatattcatttataggaaggggagttagggattggaataacttaccaagggaaacgttcaatcagtttccaatttctttgaaatcatttaggaaaaggctaggaaaacaacagatagggaatttgcctctgggcgactgccctaaatgcagatcagtattgattgattgattgattgattgattgaaggagcctccgggtaagaggcaggcacgctacccatacaccttGGGGCCAGCTGTTCATCCTTActtaaacccctaaataccctcgtaaccacgtgaagagatccgttaccttttatttacaaccttattattgagattaccccaatgaatattataataattttgcGTGGCTATCGCTAGCCTGGTGctgcccctgtaaggcagaccctccaatggggGTAGttggcatctgcaatgtgtagcaAACTATGTGTTGTTATGGTACAGGTTAGTGTTGTCTTTGGTTTACAAGTTACAAGAATGTTGGACAGTTCAAACATCCAGTTTTTGAGAAAAGGGAATTaattatttaagattaaaattccagaACTGGCCATGGAATTTGACCTGGGGACTCTGATacgaaggctgaccattcagccaaggtgctggacttaccttatattaacaccttggtacttagtgatcaccatgaggtactttcactccatcaacacaataattaaaggaCTTTTTGTCTTGTAGCAACTTACAGTCTGACTTTTCATCCCCCcagttatcatcataccattatcttCTGTCCAGCTCGCTACTTTGTCGGGTTCTTTATCCAGTCACTCGTAATCATGGGCGCCcacaagggggggcaaggggggggcacttgccccccctggaattctaaagatgttgatgttcaattgtttaatatcataccagattatttcataaactgaaattactgacagtcatctagcatatgttataactggaagtttctgtaaacaatttaatgttgctgacgttatattggcttttatattcaagaaaattgttaatgtgcccccccccccccctggaaaagatcctgcgggcgcccatgctcgtAATCTTATAACTGAGGACTGAACCTACACACATACACATAGTGTAATATCATCtatttctttactcatgtcatatatataaataaataaataaataaataaataaataagaaaacataattggtccaataatactgtcttacggaacctaatcattacaggatcagataatatcaaatcaaatcaaaatctctttatttgcaaatgaggtgtctacctcggtggcaaatggtacactaaaatacattattgtcaagcactaaattttaaattaacaggagacgaagaaaattttcctggaatacaatattatacaatttacgctaataattttttctattaaacacacacatcatccttaataaatttatattgtttacaaaattctacttataatatcttacaaacatagtcaactcatatacagtacggtatgtgaaattacttctaataatactatacaactggtataagattaaaattaacactgaatttatttacatatttatattttacccattttggaacctaagtagcataacgacctgctgcgtcttaaccagagccccttttgccaccacttttcagagttcctgaagggccttcacagctaccgtagcggtcccagggccctcgaagtccccactgtacttcacccctacaggcagtcccctacttgggctgtccaaactccttagaccaggggatggaattaatttaatcacacacatttattatttacaatatcctgcactggtcgaatgccctctaacatttcatttattatctctgttgtttattctcttcttgaatatctgtacagattttggaaaaggatcaaacactacccctggtaaactgttccactccttcacacccttcccaatgaaagaaaatttaccccaatcgcttctgctaaaattccttctaattttgtacttgtggtcagttctaccaatataattattttccaaccgaagcctctcacggatatctccccatgcttcttctcctgtataggctctatataatcctataagtctagttttctcccttctcttacttaaagtttcccacccaagttcctttaacatttctgatacactactctttctcctgaaatcccctgttacaaaccttgctgctttcctctgcacaccatctagttcttttattaggtattcttggtgaggatcccaaacactgtttgcatattccaataatggataatatttcgcctactctaattctgtgagttcttttttctagaaatgtagccaccccttCAATcactttgtctagtccagtagcccatAATTATGTCTGTAGtcctccatgatctaccctattaaaagcCTTGGATAAATCATTAGTgacctgaatttaaaatatttgctatatcttgctagaatcctgcaagttgaacctcactggaataacctttcctaaaacagaactgccttctatcatacCAACTAGTAATTTTGCAAACTTTTCTAATGTAATCTTGCAAACTTTTCTAACGTAATCAAAGAATgcgtaatatttattattattattattattattattattattattattattattattattattattattattattattattacagtcaaaAGGTCTTTACTGGCATTCAAAAACGAAGGTTTGTCGTGAAATATATGAGAAGACTGAGTGTAAAGCTTGTGTTACTCTACTGAAGCAGCATTGCTTAATGTCATTTGGCATAAAGGTACATTCTTCAAAAGAATTGCAACCTACTTTACTACACAAGTGAAGAGGAATAAATTCACTTGCTGTTTAACTTTAGGCATACTACTCTTTAGCATTTCCTAAAGAACCACAGTTGTATAGTGCAATGATATGAGTAGGCATTATTAAAGTATTTTTGTTGTTTATTTCAATTTGAAGCAGAGTGTGTTGACTGTACAGTTATGTCTGTGTAGCAGTAAATTTGCATCAAGGAATGGTGAGTTAACACTCCAtcattggcagccctaaagatagttttccatggtttccccattttcacactattcaaatagtaggactgtgccttaattaaatctATGGCTGCTTCCTTGCTAGTCcctgccctttcatatcccatcattgccaaaaATCAATTTTAGCCAGTCCAGTGTGAAACTGATAGCAAAATGAAATCAATTTACTGTATATGTGGTAAGCCTACTTAGTTTATTAATTTTGCTTCATTATCTATTACAGTTGCAAactgttaaatgtattttttgtgaAATTAGGTTTTTATGGTAGACGAGAATTTTAGAATGCTTTTCTGTTGCTGAGTTTACTGTAAAGAAAAGAACACTCCCCAATTGTATATATCATAAACACCTCCCTTCTAAGTATCACTTACAGTATTTGTTCTTTTCCATTACTAATTTTCCATTTTAGTTTAATTGCTGTAGAATGAAAACACAAGGATTCCAAAAGAGGAGTGCATAGAAAAGGTCCAAGGTATAGAATATGAACAGTTAGCCATCTTTATCACCACTTATATTCTTCGAATGAGCACCGTAACTGCACTGACCTTAGTGATGAAATCGGTTGACGTGTTGTTGATAAGGATAGGTTCATTATCAGTTGAAGTTGGTGAAATTTACAGGTATTAAAATGCGATGGACTCCTTGTGATTAGCTTTCAGTGCATTAAAGAACTTTCTGTTGGCAAAAGTTCTAACATTCTGGCATCTACTTTTAATTTCTCAATTTCTTGGTGCAGACTGAATATCTTATGACAATTCCTTTATGACATAAAACAGCAGTGGTTTGCATGTATTTTATTTTCTGACAATGAGTATATTTTCTTTTGCACATATTGCCTAGTAATTTGGAAAATGATGAAGTAATAAGTTGATAGTTATGATACTTTGTTCCCTTGCTTGTGAAAGTGGTGTGATTACTGCTTTTTTTCTAATCGGAAAAAATAAGATTGATAATTTTTGATATTTCATTTCAGGACTTCAGATGCCCATTCAGTGGAAACTGTGATATCACAGTAGTCACACGGCGATTTTGCCAGCATTGCCGATTAATTAAGTGTTTGACTATTGGAATGCGCAAAGATTTTATTATGTCAGAAGAGGACAAGGTAATGAAGCGTCAAAAGATTGAACAAAATCGTGCAAAGAAGAGACCGTCTGATTCACGTGGGATTAGTTCAAAAGTGAAACGAGAACCTAGTGAAATTGTTTCGGACCAAGCATCTTCAAGCCCTAGTGCTACAGTAAGTGAGGATGAAGTACCTTTGAGACGTCCTCGATTGTGGCCAGATAACGTGAGTGAAGAACCTGATGCAATCAGAACTGTTAGTCCTCGAGCATCAAGTACTGTGGACCCTAGCCATTTACAAATGGCGGAAGCATACCCATCTCCTACCTCTGCAGCTAGCATGCCAAGTCCGTCACCACCCCCTGATAGTGCTACTGTTGCAGGTTCAAAGACTTTAGAGATGCTGTCTGAGCCAAACAACAACCAAGTAGGTATTGTAAGTGTTATAACTACCCCCAGTGCATCTTCCCCCGGCCCCAGTCTGAGATCAGAACAAGAGCCACCTGGGAGTAGGGACTTACCCCTCTTGTCATCACTTATCATAAACAATCAGAAGCCTGAGGAGAGATACAGACCACAGCAGAAGGAAATACATGCACCTCCAGATCTTAGTGATTGGATGGGGAGACGACAAGAGGAGCATTGTTGGAGTGGTAGTGGACCATCAAGAGAGTTTTATTCACGTCATGATGCAGCACGAGAAATATTGCAAGATGTGCAAAGGTTAGTTTACCATTTTTTGGTTTATGTGTAGGTTAGCCTATTTTATTCATGAAAAATGTTAAAAACGCGTTTCTAACAACAGGTCTTAATGTCATCCTATCCTGTTACACAAGCAAGTGATGGAAAAGATCACAAACATGCACTTAGCTTAAAGATACATTCCTGTTTGTTTAACTTTGCATTGACTTCTATAGGTTTTCACCTACAATTGATTAGGAAATGATTAGGACATGGAAGGTAGTGAGTAACCtttggcttaattaaggtatagtcctaaTGTTTAcgtgatgtgaaaatcggaaatcatGGAAGACAACTTTAAAGGCCACCAACAGTAGGAATCAAACCCTCTATCTTCTGTCTGTAACGTGGGAGCTACACATTTTGTACTGCACAGCCAACTGACTGGCCAAACTTGTATTGATTATAAACATGGGATCTCACGCATATAACATGCTGTACTTACTTGCATTCGGTGTGGTGCACAAAAGGTCCTAAATCAACAAGTGGGCTTGTGCAGAGTTCGAAATGTCTGTCACTTCAAAGGATTGTGCAGAGGGACTTTGAGTCAATGGCACATGATACCCTTAGATGTTTTCAGGCTACAGACCTTAACGGGTTGCAGTCGCTTTTCCTTCTCCAACACACAATCATTAGTTTCAaactgaccgggcaagttggccgtgcggtatgaAAAaacctctgtttttttttttttttgctaggggttttacgtcgcaccgacacagataggtcttatggcgacgttgggataggaaaggcctaggagttggaaggaagcggccgtggccttaattaaggtacagccccagcatttgcctggtgtgaaaatggaaaaccacggaaaaccattttcagggctgccgatagtgggattcgaacctactatctcccggatgcaagctcgcctCTGGGTTTTAACATCACTCTTTGTTTCATCAAAAAAAGCAATACACTTTTCACCTTGTATTGAACAGTCAATCATGTGTTGTCTGCCATTCATAAACTGATGTTTGTGCTTGTAGCTATGGTTACATCTGAATTCTGATGCTACCTATCAGATTTTTCATGGCCTTCAGCAAGCACTAGCACAGTTAGAAACATCaataattattacaatattcaTACCCATGAAATAGTATGATATTTTGTGCACCATGCTGTACATTATGTCAACATTAAAGCTCTTGTAGTTATTTTCCAATTATTTCACCACCAACAAATCTGTTGTGTATTCACAAGTAACAAGGTATAGGTATTATTTGTAATTCCTGTACGTAATAATTTGTAGGCATGATTACATTTTGCAAATAATATTTTGGGTGACTTGCTCTGTGACTAATTTTGAAGTATTTGTGATATAGTTTGATGAAGTATGTCGAGTAGCCtggtggttgttttttttttttccactttctGAACTGTAATCTCGGAAAATGTTGTTTCAGAATTCCAATTGCTCCAAACTCTATTGAATCTATTTTAAGTGAAGCCATCAAATTGGAGTTTGAAGCCTACAGTTCTTTGGCCAAGTCCCACCAGAACTCTCGTGAGTTGAACGATGCAGAGCGAGCCAAGCTAAATGAATTGATTGTTGCTAACAAAGCTCTGTATGAGCCTCTGGATGATGACATATCAGCTCTAGTGGGTGTGGACAGCAGTTTTAAGGTAAGTGCTAAATCATTTCTTTCTCCCTCCCATATTTCAATTTGGAAATATACTAGTGTATGGGAGTAAATATTGGATTCTCAATATTTTCTTCCTTACTGCCAGTAACAGACTTATAAATAGGAAGAGTAATTGTTCAAACAGGGtgcatcatatatatatattttacacttTCTGCCCAGCTGTGTGTCTGTCCAAGGACATTTACTGATTTCCCGATGACCTGAGCTAGGAAGTTCAAACTTTGCACATGTATTCTCTCTACATTGTAGTTTTGCTCCAAAGTCTCAAACCTTCTGAATGTTTGAAAGGAATTCTTTAAATAATGAAGAAAGGTTTGCATATATCACTGTCTCTCATTTAACTCTAATTCGATCTGGATTGCACGCAATTGTATTCCCTGACACTAAAACTAATGCAGGCACTTTTCCTGTCAGATGGCCCTGTGTCTAGCTGATGTACGCAGCGAGTTAGCCCATAACACTGAAGTTCAGTGATCTTTCATAACTCGGAAAGGTTATTTTGCACCATCTCGGATAACAGTTCAAGGAAGTCTCATCGTGTATATTCTGTGGCTCGCTTGATAAGCCTCCTCCATTCCCTTGAGGACCAGTTGCTGATGAATAATATTGTTGGTGTTGTTTAAGTGTAGTTTTAAAAGCTAGCTTGTTCCATTCCACTTTGCAAATCTGGCCATATGAAAGGAAATAACAACTTGCTTATCtacatttaaagaaattaaaaatgaatgtaACAAATAGAAAATCACAAGTCAATCTTAAGTGATAGTGTGAGCACTTGTACAGTTGGGAAATAGGTGAATTCAAATCCTATCATATCCTTCTGACGATTTTGTTTCAAAACTTCATAACATAACTTATTCTAGAAGATGCTCAGATAGTCTGCAAAATTGCATTTAAGTAAAAAAACAAAGCAGGCCAACTGCAAACATGTGAAGTGAAGTTTCTTAGGTGTGCTGTCCAACAGGATGTATCTAAACATTTGTAACAAACATTCAGAGGGGGAGGGGAGTAATtcctggaatttaaaaaaaaattaaagaacaaATGTCCCTGTGAACATAATGTCCTACAGTGTGTTTGTATGGAGGTTCAGGTGTTGCTTATAGCCACTATCATATTGTCGTTTTTGTCATCCGCTATCAGTTTTGTTCACTGAGCCCACATTTGGAAGAGATGGCAGTATAAACTTgcattaaaacacacacacactgacgGTTAAAAATCCCCATGGTACAGTTGTCGCTAATCATCAACAGGTCTTTGGACACAATGTGTTGTGGTATTGTTCGTGATCAACTGATTGGCCCATACATAGTTGGACCAGCATGTCTGATCTTGAGGGACACGCTGTCTGTACCACTGTAATATGTGCCCCTAGCAGTTCACCGCACCATGTGGTTCATGCTTGATGCGGCTCCAGCACAATTCACTTTCCAAGTACGTGAGTTTTTAACACGTTGAAGACCGAGCCTGAGTGTGTATCGAGGTGGGGTAACAGCGCAGACTGACCGCGCCCGAGGCTAATTCGGGCCCGTGTATTTATTACATTGTCAACACAGCCAGAACGAGAATCAAGCGGAAACTATATGTACGACTTTGTagaacttttataacagctataccgtgcACTTGTGTCCTCTGTCATAGTTTTCTCAAACTTATCACGGTTTATTTTTGCATGTGTTCActtctacactccatgcttccagctgctcaaggcgtgcgctttcagagttttgtttacattgTGCAAAGTGTTTAGACTGTGATTTTTTTCTGC
The Anabrus simplex isolate iqAnaSimp1 chromosome 3, ASM4041472v1, whole genome shotgun sequence genome window above contains:
- the Hr96 gene encoding nuclear hormone receptor HR96, whose protein sequence is METEEKSQSPDVSATKGESKICGVCGDRALGYNFNAVTCESCKAFFRRNALKNKDFRCPFSGNCDITVVTRRFCQHCRLIKCLTIGMRKDFIMSEEDKVMKRQKIEQNRAKKRPSDSRGISSKVKREPSEIVSDQASSSPSATVSEDEVPLRRPRLWPDNVSEEPDAIRTVSPRASSTVDPSHLQMAEAYPSPTSAASMPSPSPPPDSATVAGSKTLEMLSEPNNNQVGIVSVITTPSASSPGPSLRSEQEPPGSRDLPLLSSLIINNQKPEERYRPQQKEIHAPPDLSDWMGRRQEEHCWSGSGPSREFYSRHDAAREILQDVQRIPIAPNSIESILSEAIKLEFEAYSSLAKSHQNSRELNDAERAKLNELIVANKALYEPLDDDISALVGVDSSFKNNTGQSPVLLDVINLTAIAIRRLIKTSKKINAFKNMCQEDQVALLKGGCTEMLILRSAMSYDPDNQSWKIPHTQDHLNVKVDVLKEARGNIYEEHQRFLRTFDPRWRTDENIMLILGAITLFTPDRPRVVHHDVIKLEQNTYYYLLRRYLESVYPGCEARSTFLKLIQKIAELHRLNDEHVRVYLDVNPRDVEPLLIEIFDLKPH